TCAGGCAAAGTGCACCCGTTCGGGTGGCCGGGTTTTCCACATGTCCCAGTTGTCCACAGGCTACGTGACTGGTGGGCGCAGGTGGGACCGGGGAGCGGCAGTGTGGTCCCCAGGCGGCCCGACAGGGCCGGAGCCGGAGCGATGGGGGCTGCACGATGATGAACGGCACGATGGTCACGCTCGTCGGCATCTCGGTGAGCCAGGTGCGGTATTCGACGACCGTCGGCGGTGTGCCCGTTGCGCACTTCCGGCTGGCGGCGACGGAGCGGCGGTTCGACCGGCCACGCCAGGTCTGGATCGAGGGAGACACCAGCTTCTTCACGGTGTGGGCCTGGCGGAGCCTGGCCGAGAACGCGCTGACCTCGATCGGCTGCGGCGATCCCGTCCTGGTCACCGGGCGGATGCGGATCCGCGAGTGGGAGCGGCCGGACGGCCAGCCCAAGGGCGTCTCCGCGGAGATCGAGGCGACGGCGCTCGGCCACGACCTGGCCAGGGGCACCACGGTGTTCCGCAAAACGGTGCGGGGGCGGCCCGAGCTGGTGGCCTCCATCTCCGAGCGCGCCCGGATCGGCGAGCGGCGTTCCCCGCTGCGGCGCGAGGACCCGCGCAGGGAGGGGCAGCAGACGGCTGCGCAGCGGTCGGATGCCGCCGCCCCGCAGTCGGAGGCCCCCACGGTGGCGGAGCTGCCGTGTCCCAGGGACCGACGCCCCGAGAGCGGGCGAGCTCCGAGCGGGCCGAGGCAGAGCGGGCGGCCCGCGGACGGATCGGGCGGCGAGCGTCGGGAGGACGCGTCGCCTTCGGAGGGGA
This genomic interval from Streptacidiphilus rugosus AM-16 contains the following:
- a CDS encoding single-stranded DNA-binding protein, coding for MMNGTMVTLVGISVSQVRYSTTVGGVPVAHFRLAATERRFDRPRQVWIEGDTSFFTVWAWRSLAENALTSIGCGDPVLVTGRMRIREWERPDGQPKGVSAEIEATALGHDLARGTTVFRKTVRGRPELVASISERARIGERRSPLRREDPRREGQQTAAQRSDAAAPQSEAPTVAELPCPRDRRPESGRAPSGPRQSGRPADGSGGERREDASPSEGKVLALVVGHGEAGASGPAGEAGEVGERRCAL